Below is a genomic region from Phycobacter azelaicus.
GCGCGGCGACCATCCTTGAGGGGCTTGCCCATGCAGCTCCATGCTACCGCTGGACGGGGCGATGAGGCCCGAGATCAGATCCGACAGCGCCGCCTGGCCGTTGCCAGACACACCGGCAAGCCCGGTGATCTGACCGGCCCGCAGATCAAGGCTGACGCGGGCAAGGCCCGGCGCGGAGCCGACCCCCGGCGTGGTGACATCACGCATGGACAGGAGCGGCGCGCCGGGGGAGGCAGGGGCGATGCTGGGTGCGCTCACCTCGGCGCCGACCATCAGCGCGGCAAGTTCCTCGCCGTTGGTGTCTTTGGTGGCGCGCTCGGCCACAAGGCGGCCATGGCGCAGCACCAGCACGCGGTCGGAAATCGCCATCACCTCGTGCAGTTTGTGGGAAATGAAAATCACCGACAGGCCGGATGCAATCGCCTCGCGCAGGGTTGCGAACAGGGCGTCAGCCTCTTGCGGGGTCAGCACGGCGGTGGGCTCATCGAGGATCAGGATTTTCGCATCGCGATAGAGCGCCTTCAGGATCTCGACCCGCTGGCGTTCCCCCACGGTGAGGCGGCCCACTTTGGCATCCGGGTCCACCTTCAGGTGGAACCGGTCCGACAGGGCGCGGATGCGGGCCTTGGCGGCGGCGGGTTTAAGGCTGGCGGCGCTCAGCGCATCAACGCCCAGCACGATGTTTTCCCAGACCGTCAGGTTCCCGGCCAGGGTGAAATGTTGATGCACCATCCCAACGCCAGCGTCCAGCGCGGCCCGCGGATTGCCTGCGGGCAGGGGCTGGCCGAACAGCTCGACCGAACCCTCATCGGCGGTGTACTGGCCGAAAAGGATGTTCATCAGCGTGGTTTTGCCCGCGCCGTTTTCCCCCAACAACGCGATCACTTCGCCCCGGTGCAGGGCAAAGCTGACGTTCTCATTGGCGGTGACGGGACCGAACCGTTTGGTAATGCCATCAAGGCGCAGGACAACCTGCGCCTTTTCACTGTCAGTCATACCCGAAAGGCCCTCATCACGAGGATTTGGGTTCTTCGTCGTTGATCGCAACGGTGTAGGAGCCGTCCTTGATCGCGGCGGTGCGGGCGGCGACCAGATCCAGCGCCTCTTGCGGGATCTTGCCCTCGAAGGTGCCATAGGGCGCGAGCGAGCAGCCGCCCTCCTTCATGAAGGAATAGACGCCGTAATCGGCGGCGGTGAATGTGCCGCCCTTGACCGCGGCAATGGCTGCGTCCAGCGTCGGCTCGAAATGCCAGATGGCGGAGGCAACGACGGTGTCGGGATAGTCCGCCTGCGTATCGATCACGTTGCCGATGGCCAGAATGCCCTTTTCCTTGGCCGCATCCGAAACGCCAAAACGTTCCGCATAAAGGATATCGGCGCCGTTCTCGATCATGGCGAACGCGGTTTCCTTGGCCTTTGGCGGGTCGAACCAGGAACCAATAAAGGAGACCTGGAACTTCATTTCCGGGTTCATCTCGCGCGCGCCGGCCATAAAGGCGTGCATCAGGCGGTTCACCTCGGGGATCGGGAAGCCACCGACCATGCCGATATTGCCCGATTTGGACATGGAACCTGCAATGATGCCCGACAGGTAGGCCGCATCCTGGATGTAGTTGTCAAAGACCGAAAGGTTCGGGATGCTCGGGTCTTCCTTAAAGGAAGAGCCCATCAGGAAGGCCACATCCGGATAGTCGGCCATGACCTCGCGCGCTTCGGCCTCGACGCCGAAGATTTCACCGATGATCATCTGATAGCCCTGCTCGGCATATTCGCGCATGACGCGGGAATAATCCGAGTTCGAGGTGTTCTCGGAATAGGTATAGCTGATGTCACCGCGGTCCTGCGCTGTCAGCGCGGCAACGTGAATGCGGCTGACCCATTGCTGCTCAACCGGGACGGTGTAGATGCCGGCGACCTTGAGCGGTTCGCTGGCAAACAGACGAGCGGGTGCGGACAGAGCGCCTGCGGTCAATGCGACGGCGGCACTGGTGCCCAGAAACTGGCGGCGTGACA
It encodes:
- a CDS encoding ABC transporter ATP-binding protein, which encodes MTDSEKAQVVLRLDGITKRFGPVTANENVSFALHRGEVIALLGENGAGKTTLMNILFGQYTADEGSVELFGQPLPAGNPRAALDAGVGMVHQHFTLAGNLTVWENIVLGVDALSAASLKPAAAKARIRALSDRFHLKVDPDAKVGRLTVGERQRVEILKALYRDAKILILDEPTAVLTPQEADALFATLREAIASGLSVIFISHKLHEVMAISDRVLVLRHGRLVAERATKDTNGEELAALMVGAEVSAPSIAPASPGAPLLSMRDVTTPGVGSAPGLARVSLDLRAGQITGLAGVSGNGQAALSDLISGLIAPSSGSMELHGQAPQGWSPRSAIANGVARIPEDRHKTGTIADFDLTENAILETYATRFSKRGWLDWSGARAFAQKLIEGYDIRCPGPDIRIRLLSGGNMQKLILGRVLEGAPDIILANQPVRGLDIGAVNYVHEQLAKARDRGAAVLLISEDLDEIMRLSDVIHVISEGRLSPEFARGTMRPEDLGRWMAGEGFDKGMTDAA
- a CDS encoding BMP family protein, with the translated sequence MKDKATGVLSRRQFLGTSAAVALTAGALSAPARLFASEPLKVAGIYTVPVEQQWVSRIHVAALTAQDRGDISYTYSENTSNSDYSRVMREYAEQGYQMIIGEIFGVEAEAREVMADYPDVAFLMGSSFKEDPSIPNLSVFDNYIQDAAYLSGIIAGSMSKSGNIGMVGGFPIPEVNRLMHAFMAGAREMNPEMKFQVSFIGSWFDPPKAKETAFAMIENGADILYAERFGVSDAAKEKGILAIGNVIDTQADYPDTVVASAIWHFEPTLDAAIAAVKGGTFTAADYGVYSFMKEGGCSLAPYGTFEGKIPQEALDLVAARTAAIKDGSYTVAINDEEPKSS